The following coding sequences lie in one Patescibacteria group bacterium genomic window:
- a CDS encoding AAA family ATPase → MIITIGSQKGGVGKSTICCNMAAALAQQARDVIIVDSDSQRSASAWWAERTRSRPELPHIACVQKDGYINQTLEDFNARYGFVLVDAAGRDSDELRSAMAVSDVLITPTKCSQIDLMTLSTMAALIRKCVQVNTKLTSYCLLNIAPTNKRITEIEQARNAIMEYPEIILLDTIISDRKIYRDSMADGSGVSETDGKAASAKLAREEIQQLVSEVLHGII, encoded by the coding sequence ATGATCATTACGATAGGCAGTCAGAAAGGCGGCGTGGGCAAATCAACGATATGCTGCAACATGGCGGCGGCATTGGCGCAACAGGCTCGCGACGTTATCATTGTGGACAGCGATTCGCAGCGTTCAGCCTCCGCGTGGTGGGCGGAGCGAACGCGGAGCAGGCCGGAATTGCCGCATATCGCCTGCGTTCAGAAGGACGGCTATATCAATCAGACGTTGGAGGATTTTAATGCCCGGTACGGCTTTGTATTGGTCGATGCGGCAGGCAGGGATTCCGATGAATTGAGGTCGGCAATGGCGGTCAGCGACGTGCTGATCACGCCCACCAAGTGTAGTCAAATTGATTTGATGACGCTGAGCACAATGGCTGCGCTGATCAGGAAGTGCGTACAGGTAAATACGAAATTAACGTCTTATTGTTTGCTGAATATAGCGCCGACCAATAAGAGAATTACCGAGATCGAGCAGGCTCGAAACGCTATCATGGAATACCCGGAGATCATCTTGCTGGATACGATCATATCAGACCGTAAAATTTACCGGGATTCGATGGCGGACGGCAGCGGCGTCAGCGAGACGGACGGGAAAGCGGCCAGTGCCAAACTGGCGAGAGAAGAAATACAACAGTTAGTTAGCGAGGTGTTACATGGTATCATTTAA